A genome region from Solanum pennellii chromosome 12, SPENNV200 includes the following:
- the LOC107007650 gene encoding temperature-induced lipocalin-1-like, whose product MATKVMEVVKNLDLKRYMGRWYEIASFPSRFQPKDGVDTRATYTLNSDGTVHVLNETWCNGKRGFIEGTAYKADPNSDEAKLKVRFYVPPFLPIIPVTGDYWVLYIDEDYQYALIGQPSRRYLWILSRQTRLDDEIYNQLVEKAKEEGYDVSKLHKTPQSDSPPDSEDSPKDTKGIWWIKSILGK is encoded by the exons ATGGCTACAAAAGTAATGGAAGTGGTGAAAAATCTTGATTTAAAGAGGTATATGGGTAGATGGTATGAAATTGCTTCATTTCCATCAAGATTTCAGCCTAAAGATGGAGTGGACACAAGGGCTACTTATACATTGAACTCAGATGGCACTGTACATGTGCTGAATGAGACATGGTGTAATGGCAAAAGAGGGTTTATTGAAGGAACTGCTTATAAGGCTGACCCTAATAGTGATGAGGCAAAATTGAAAGTCAGGTTTTATGTTCCACCATTTTTGCCTATTATTCCTGTTACTGGTGATTATTGGGTTTTGTATATTGATGAGGATTATCAGTATGCTTTGATTGGTCAGCCTAGTAGGAGGTATTTATGG ATATTAAGTAGGCAAACACGTCTTGACGATGAGATTTACAACCAGCTTGTTGAGAAGGCTAAAGAAGAAGGCTACGACGTGAGTAAGCTCCACAAGACGCCACAATCTGATTCCCCACCAGACAGTGAAGATAGCCCCAAAGACACCAAAGGAATTTGGTGGATCAAATCAATCCTTGGAAAATAG